In the Leptolyngbya sp. SIO1E4 genome, one interval contains:
- a CDS encoding branched-chain amino acid ABC transporter permease has protein sequence MWPQLILSGMAIGSMYGLVALGFQITYAVSNTMNFSQGAFVMVGAVLCYSFNITWGLPAIAAVPLTLAICLGLGTVVERWIVRPFAQNGSHAWLLSTIALGIIAENLAMVTFGKEVRGYPSPLAEVPVSILGFGVFPLELLIPVVGLATAIALRILFTQTLLGKAFQAASENPDTAQLMGVPVARLIALSFGLSTGLAGLAGMLIAPIANVSATMGTLLGLKAFATAIIGGLGNPWGVVVAGVVYGVVESVAAGTLGGSYREIIGFAVVILVLALRPNGLFGRAQVKKV, from the coding sequence ATGTGGCCACAGCTAATTCTTTCTGGCATGGCGATCGGGAGCATGTATGGTCTGGTCGCCCTGGGGTTTCAAATTACCTATGCTGTCTCGAACACCATGAACTTCTCCCAAGGGGCGTTTGTCATGGTGGGGGCCGTGTTGTGTTACAGCTTCAACATTACTTGGGGGCTGCCTGCGATCGCCGCTGTTCCCCTCACTCTGGCGATTTGCCTGGGGCTGGGGACTGTGGTAGAGCGCTGGATCGTGCGCCCCTTTGCCCAAAATGGCTCCCATGCCTGGCTGCTAAGCACCATTGCCTTAGGCATCATTGCCGAAAACCTGGCCATGGTGACCTTTGGCAAAGAAGTGCGGGGCTATCCCTCACCGTTAGCGGAGGTGCCGGTGTCGATTCTGGGGTTTGGAGTGTTCCCACTGGAGCTGTTGATTCCAGTGGTGGGGCTAGCGACCGCGATCGCCCTCCGCATACTGTTCACCCAAACCCTCCTTGGCAAAGCTTTTCAAGCAGCGAGTGAAAATCCTGATACGGCTCAGCTGATGGGGGTCCCGGTGGCGCGGCTGATTGCCCTGTCCTTTGGCCTGTCTACCGGGCTGGCAGGGCTGGCGGGCATGCTAATTGCCCCCATTGCGAACGTGTCTGCCACCATGGGCACCTTGTTGGGCCTCAAAGCCTTTGCAACCGCAATTATTGGAGGGTTAGGGAATCCCTGGGGTGTGGTTGTGGCTGGGGTCGTATACGGAGTTGTGGAATCGGTGGCAGCAGGGACCTTGGGGGGCAGCTACCGGGAGATCATCGGATTTGCAGTCGTGATTTTAGTGTTGGCACTCCGGCCCAACGGCTTATTTGGGCGGGCTCAGGTGAAGAAGGTTTAG